In the Mastomys coucha isolate ucsf_1 unplaced genomic scaffold, UCSF_Mcou_1 pScaffold18, whole genome shotgun sequence genome, one interval contains:
- the Kti12 gene encoding protein KTI12 homolog, whose product MPLESMPLVVVCGLPSSGKSRRTEELRRALAGEGRAVYVVDDASVLGAQDSTVYGDSGAEKALRAALRAAVERRLSRQDVVILDSINYIKGFRYELYCLARAVRTPLCLVYCVRPSWPSRGLPVAGASENPDPAVSVSWRPRAQTGEQPRMAGAVEEQRASSPVANGGVPAAVPKEPDPEEILPSNPPAVMTPESEKSAEPASCAFPPELLESLALRFEAPDSRNRWDRPLFTVVGLEEPLPLAEI is encoded by the coding sequence ATGCCGCTAGAGAGCATGCCTCTTGTCGTGGTTTGCGGGCTGCCGTCCAGCGGCAAGAGCAGGCGTACGGAGGAGCTACGTCGGGCGCTGGCCGGCGAGGGCCGCGCGGTGTATGTGGTGGACGATGCTTCGGTTCTGGGCGCGCAGGACTCGACTGTGTACGGCGACTCTGGGGCTGAGAAGGCGCTGCGTGCTGCGTTGCGGGCCGCGGTAGAGCGACGCCTGAGCCGGCAGGACGTGGTCATCCTAGACTCCATCAACTACATCAAGGGGTTCCGCTACGAGCTATACTGCCTCGCACGGGCCGTGCGCACGCCGCTCTGCTTGGTTTACTGCGTACGGCCGAGCTGGCCGAGCCGCGGGCTTCCGGTGGCTGGCGCCTCGGAGAACCCGGACCCGGCTGTCAGTGTGAGCTGGAGGCCGCGCGCCCAGACCGGCGAGCAGCCTCGGATGGCCGGCGCTGTGGAGGAACAGCGCGCCTCCAGCCCCGTAGCAAATGGGGGAGTCCCGGCTGCAGTCCCCAAGGAACCGGATCCAGAGGAAATCCTGCCATCGAATCCTCCAGCTGTAATGACTCCGGAGTCCGAGAAATCTGCAGAGCCCGCGTCCTGTGCCTTTCCTCCCGAACTTTTGGAGTCCTTAGCGCTGCGCTTTGAGGCTCCCGACTCTCGGAACCGCTGGGATCGACCCTTGTTCACCGTGGTGGGTTTAGAAGAGCCATTGCCCCTGGCAGAGATC